A stretch of DNA from Hydrogenophaga sp. SL48:
CCCGTGTTCAAAGAATTTCAGTGTGCGTCGTACCTGAAGCGATACGACGTGCTTTGCCAAAGACTGATGCAAGAGCGGCTGTACACCGCAGCGGCGCTCTTGACCTCGCCCAGAAACGCAAACAAATCGGGGGAACACTCGCCCATCTCCGACATGACCAGCCTCAAAACCTTCGTCACCACCCTGGCAGGGCATGTGGCGGGCGAGGCTGCACGGCTCGCCTGAGACCGTGCGGCGCACTGGTCGGTGAGGGCTCAGCCCTTCTCCGCCAACCAAGCCCGCCAACTGCCCAGCGCCGTGATGTCGGTCCCTCCCTCGACACCGATCGCCTCGCACACAAACCCGCTGACCCACGACCCATCGGCCAGCTTCACCTTGCCAATGCCCAGCGGCGCGGGGATGCCGTCGACGAAGCTGCCGAAGTGTTGGGTCGGCATCTCCCAGATTTCCATGTCGATGGCCGCGCCGCCTTCGGCCACGCGCACCATGCCGGGCCGCTGGACCGGGCCGCCGGCGAGCGCGTAGAACTTGTATTCCGCTGCGGACTTCACCGCGCCCAGCAGCCGCGCGCTGCGTTGCGTGAGTTGCCAGTTGAGCGGGAGGCCGCTCAGGTGCGCGCCGCAGACCGCCACCTTCACCGTGCCGGCGCCGAGCGCGCTCTTGGGCAGCTCGCCGATGGCGGGGGTGTTGACCAGCGGCGTTGCGGTTGCCCCCAATGACAAGGCCTGTGCGCGATGGAATCGGTCGGCCAGGCGCAGCAGGGGCACGTCCTTGTGCGCCGGCGCACCGAGCGTCACGCCCCAGGGCAGGCCGGCCGCGTCGCCGCTGGTCAACATGCCGGCGGGCACGGCGACGGCGCTGTAGTCAAGCAGGTTCATGAAGTTGGTGTAGTAGCCCAGGTTCGAGTTGAGGCGGATCGGGTCAGCCTGCATGTCGGCGATGCGGTAGATGGTGCCGGCGGTGGGCGTGAGCAGGCAGTCAATGTCTTTCCACACGGCGTCGCACACGCGCTTGAGGGCCTTCAGGCGGTAGCTGGCCGCGAACGCATCGGCGGCGGTCTTGCCGCGCCCGCCTTCGATGATGGTGCGCACGGGCGGGAACACGGCTTCGGGTTGGGCGTCGATGAAGTCTTTGATGGCCACGTAACGCTCGGCCACCCAGGGGCCTTCGTAGAGCAGGCGCGCGGCTTCGAGGAAGGGGGTGAGGTCCACTTCAACCGCGGTGCCGCCGAGGGCATGCAGGCGTTCGATGCTTTGCGCAAAGAGGGCAATGGCCGCGTCGTTGCCGAAGAAGTTGAGGTCCTGCGGGCGCGGCACGCCGAAGCGGAACGGGCCGGCCGAGAAGTCCACGCCGAAGGGCTCGGCTTTGCGGCTGAAGGCGT
This window harbors:
- the atzF gene encoding allophanate hydrolase, which translates into the protein MDLSTLSFDIANLQAAYASGATVRAVVAEAMRRCASDTHHAFIHRLTDAEIEPFLARLDGVDPASLPLYGVPFALKDNIDLAHIPTTAGCPEFAYTPGESAFLIQQLVAAGAVPLGKTNLDQFATGLNGTRSPYGACQNAFNPAFISGGSSSGSAVSVAKGWVSFSLGTDTAGSGRVPASFNNLVGLKPSIGLLSATGVVPACRTVDTVSIMALTAADAQAVLAVTAAYDEADAFSRKAEPFGVDFSAGPFRFGVPRPQDLNFFGNDAAIALFAQSIERLHALGGTAVEVDLTPFLEAARLLYEGPWVAERYVAIKDFIDAQPEAVFPPVRTIIEGGRGKTAADAFAASYRLKALKRVCDAVWKDIDCLLTPTAGTIYRIADMQADPIRLNSNLGYYTNFMNLLDYSAVAVPAGMLTSGDAAGLPWGVTLGAPAHKDVPLLRLADRFHRAQALSLGATATPLVNTPAIGELPKSALGAGTVKVAVCGAHLSGLPLNWQLTQRSARLLGAVKSAAEYKFYALAGGPVQRPGMVRVAEGGAAIDMEIWEMPTQHFGSFVDGIPAPLGIGKVKLADGSWVSGFVCEAIGVEGGTDITALGSWRAWLAEKG